ATCCTCATCCATCCCGAGCTGGGCGGGATCGAGCTGGACTGCCAGGTGCTGTTCACCGAGGACCAGTCACAGGCGCTGCTCGTGCTCACCGCTCCGCCGCGCACCGAGGGCCACGAGAAGCTGCGCCTGCTCGCCGTCCTGGGTCAGCAGCGCTTCACGGAACGGCGGGACGCGGCGAGCCGGTGACGTCCCCGGCCGCCGCCCGCACCCGGGGCCGGCGAGCCACGTACACGACCGCGGGCGGTACGTTGCGCCAGACCGTCGTGCTCGTCACGACCTCCTCGAACGCCGATCGCAGGTCCCCGGCCAGCCGCCTGGCCGGGGCGGCCCAGCGCGTCCAGGTGTAGGCGAACTGCGTGTAGACCCCGGCGGGCGACAGGACCCCGGCCACCGACTCGACCAGCGGCGGCCGGCCGGCGTAGGCGATCCACGGCAGGCCGCTGACCACGACGTCCACCGGCCCGACGCCCAGCCCGGCGAGCAGCCGCGGCAGGTGCACGGCGTCGTCGCAGACCACCTCCACACCGGGGTGGGCGCGCGAGAGCCCGGCGGCGAACCTGTCGTTCAGCTCGACCACGACGTGCCTGCCCCGGCCGCCCAGCCGCCGCTGCAGGGCGGCGGTGAAGGCGCCCGTCCCCGCGCCCAGCTCGACCACCACCGGCTCGCCGCGCTCGGGGACGCCCACCGTCATCTGCGCCGCCAGGCTCGCCGAGCTGGGCAGCACCGCCGCCGTGCGCAGCGGCGACCTGATGAACTCCCGCAGGAACCGGCCGCCGCCGAAGGCCTGGCTCCGCTGGCCGGTCGTCACGCTGCTGCCTCCCGAGGTCCGCTCCGCTGCCGCGCTGGAGATTCTCGCGCCCGACGATGGCGCGCGGATGGCCGGGACATGAATCGTCGGGCCTGGCTCGGCGCCCGTCGTCGAGCCAGGCCCTGGCGTCGATCATCGGGCCCGGCTCAGCGCCTCCCCGGTGTCGAACAGCTCGCGGTGCCGCTGGACGAACGCCCGCAGGGTGGTCGCGGGCCGTCCGGTGACCTGTTCGATGTGGCCGGTGACCGGCGGGTCGGTCAGGGTGCCGTTCCTGGTGCGCTCGAAGACGTTGCGGACGCAGGCCAGATAGACGGGGTCGCCGCCCGCGGCGGTCATGCGCCGGTAGAACTCCTCGGGCTCGGCCGGCTCGTACCGCCACGGCCGCCCGGTCACCTCGCCCAGCAGGGCGGCGACCTCGTGCAGGGACGCGGACTCGGCGGCCAGCTCGTACGCCTGCCCCGCGTGCGCAGCCGGATCGCGCAGCACCGCGGCGGCCACGGCGGCGATGTCGGCGACGTCCACCCAGCTGGGCCGCCCGTCGCCGACCCAGTGCCTCAGCACGCCCGGCTCCGCGACGCCGAGCCCCAGGGTCTGCATGAACGCGGACGGGCGCAGGTGCGTGTGACCGAGCCCGGAACGTTCGAGGTAGGCCTCGACGAGCTGGTGCCAGGCGAAGTGCACGATCGTGGTGTCGGGGGCCGCGTTCACCCCCACGTGCACCACGTGAGCGGCGCCAGCGGCGCGGGCCGCGTCCACGGCGGCCTTGGACTGGGCGAGCATCCTGACGTCGTAGCCGGTGAGCAGGAAGACCCGCTCGGCGCCGTCGAACACCGGCAGGACGGCGCCCAGCCCGCCGGTCTCCGCCTCGTCGAGGTCCAGGTGCCGCACCTCGATCCCGCGTTCGCGCAGCCTGCGGGCGCTCTCGGGGCGGCGGGCGGTGGCGACGAGCCGGATGCGGCCCGCCTGGTGGTCGGGGACGAGTCGGTCGACGAGCGCGGTGCCGATGGCGCCGCCCGCGCCCACGACCAGTACGGAAGTGGGTTCCATGCCGCGAAGGTAAACCGTCACGCCCGCGTGAGGGTCAAGCCGGTTGCCTAGGATCGCACGTATGCGCATCGGTGAGCTGGCGCGGCGGGCCGGGGTGAGCGTCCGGGCACTGCGCTACTACGAGGAGCAGAAGCTGCTGGTCCCCGCGCGGTCCGCGAACGGCTACCGCGACTACGACGAGCAGGCCGTCGCCGTCGTGGGCCGGATCCGCCTGCTGTACGCGGCGGGCCTGGCCAGCGCGGCCGTCGCCGAGCTGCTGCCCGCAGCCTGCGGCGACGCCCGGGGCGTCACGGTGCCGGGGGAGCTGACGGGGGAGCTGGAGCAGGCGCGGGCGCGGCTGGTCGGCGAGATCCGGCAGCGGCAGGCCTCGCTCGACGTGCTCGAACGGCTGCTGGCGAGCGCCTGCTACGCCGACGCCCGCAGTTCCGGCTAGGCGACGACGGCTCACGCCGAAGCCCTGCGATCGGGTCAGGCGACGACGGCCAGCAGGGTCGTCATGGCCGCGGTGAGCTCCGGATCGCCGCTCACCTCGGCCCGCGCCCGCGCCTCCTCGACGCCGATGCCCCTGGACGCCAGCCGCCAGAACGTGTCCTGATCCATCGAGACGGACGCTGCGGGCCGGCCATGAGGCTCGGCCATCCGCCACCGGCCCGCCCGCCACGCCGCGCTCCACCGCCCACCGGCCGGCCCGCGCACCTCCAGGACGACCGCCGTGCCCTCGGGACGGTCGTGCGCCCGCAGGGTGAAGGGCAGGGCCTGGGCGAAGACGGCGAGCACCGGCGCCATCAGCTCGGGCTCCGTCGCCCCAGGCCGGGCAACCGCGTCGCGTACCTGCTGCTGATGGACCCAGAACTCGGTGTACTCGCGGCCGACGTCGAGCCAGCAGGGGCTGACGACGTCGGTGGCCGCCCAGGACACGTTCAGCCCGGCGGGCGCCTCCAGGTCGTGGGCCGCCCAGACCGCGTCGAGCTGCGGCCCCAGGTGCTCCAGCAGCTCGATCTGCAGGCGCGCGCTGAGCTGGCGGCCCGCCCTGACGAACTCCTCGTTGGTACGGGCGAGGTAGGCGGGCAGCGTCTCGTCGTCGGCGAAGACGGCGCCGGAATGCCCGTCGCGGGCACCGGACAGGCGCCGCATGTAGTCGTTGAGCACGTGCGAGACGACGTCGTGCACGTCCCAGCCGGGGCAGACCGTCGCCCTGGACCAGTCGGCCGGCGCCAGGTCGCGCAGCAGGCCGAGCAACGCCTGCCGCTCGCGCGGGAACAGGGGCCTGACATCGATGACCGGGCCGAAGATCGACATGTCCCCGACCTTACCGAAGCCCCGGGGCCTGGGAAAACGAATATCCCGTGCCCCTGCGGCGGCTGAGGACAGGGGGCGGCAAAGCAACTAAAGCCCGACTTATACACTCATGACGGTTTTATCGGGGGAAGTTCGGGGGAGTGGCGCGTGCCGCTGGATCAGATCCTCGTGTTGCTGGTCGCGGCGGCAGGAGCGGGCTGGGTGGACGCCGTCGTGGGCGGCGGCGGGCTGCTGCAACTGCCCGCCATCCTCATGACCGGCATGCCGACGGTCGAGGCGATGGCCACCAACAAGTTCTCCTCGGTGTTCGGCACCACCTCCGCCGCCGTCGCCTACGCCCGTTCCACCAAGGTGGACCGGCAGGTGGCGATCCCCGGAGCGGCGCTGGCCGTGCTCTGCGCAGGGCTGGGCGCGTGGGCGGCGGCGTCCATCTCGGCCGAGGTGCTGCGGCCGGCCGTCATGGTGGTGCTGCTGGCCGTGGCCGCCTTCGTGACGCTGCGGCCGGCGCTGGGCGCCGTGCCCGTGCCGCACCTGCGTACCCGGCCCCGGGTGCTCGCGGCGGTGGCGGCGGCGGGCGTGGTGATCGCCTTCTACGACGGGATCATGGGGCCGGGGACCGGGACGTTCCTCATCATCGCCTTCACCACCATCCTCGGGCTCGACTTCGTCTCCGCCTCCGCCTCGGCGAAGATCATCAACATCGGGACGAACGTCGGCGCGCTCATGGTGTTCGGCGCGCAGGGGCACGTGAACTGGGCGCTCGGGCTCGGCATGGCGGTGTGCAACGTGGCGGGCGCCCAGTTCGGCGCGCGGACGGCGCTGAAGCGGGGCGCCTCCTTCGTGCGCATCGTGCTGCTGTGCGTGGTGATCGCGATGGTCATCAGGCTGGGCTGGCAGCACTTCGCCGGCTAACGGCGGCCGTACTTCTTGTGCGCCGCCTGCTTGCTGACCCCGATGGCGTCGGCGATCTGGGCCCAGGCCAGCCCCGCCACCCGGGCCCGCCGGACCTGGACCGCCTCCAGGCGCTCGATCTCACGGCGCAGCGCGGCCGTGGCGTGCAGTGCCAGCAGCGGATCGTCGTCCTGCGCCTGTCTCATGAGGGTCGCCAGGTCGTCTGTCATGCGTCAAAGGTAATCGAGCCGCGAGGCGCTCAGCGCGACTCCACCACCATCCGCACGCCCAGCCCGACGAGGACCACGCCGGAGATCTGCTCCAGCCGCCGCTTGACGCCCGGCCGGCCCAGCCAGGACTTGGCCCGGTCGACGGCCCAGATGAGCAGCCCGTACCAGAGCAGATCGACCAGCACCCACACGACGGCCAGCGTCACGAGCGTCAGCGGCACGTTCTGCCCGGCGGGCACGAACTGCGGCAGGAACGACATCGCGAACACCGCCGCCTTCGGGTTGGCCAGGCAGGTGCCCACCCCGGCCAGGTACGGCCCGCGCCAGCCGGCGATCACCTGCCCCTCGGGCTCGGGCGGCGCACTCCGGCGGGCCTGCCACAGCGCCTGCGCGCCCATCGCGAGCAGCAGCACCGCGCCGGTCACGCGCATGATGTCGTAGGCCACCTGCGAGGCGACCAGCAGGGCCGACAGGCCGAACGCGGCGGCCAGCCCCCACAGCAGGATGCCGGTCTCGTTGCCGAGCGTGGCGGCCAGCCCGGAGCCCCGGCCGGCGCGCAGGGTCTGGCGCAGGATGATCGCGGTGCTGACGCCGGGCACCATGGCGACCAGGACGCACGCGCCGATGAAAGCGAGAAGATACATGCCGGGATGCTGACAGAACGGCGCCGCGATCTCTCCTGGTTTTTCAGCCGTAGAGCTTGGCGAGCTCGGCGGCCGTCTCGGCCATCAGGGCGCGCAGCTCCGGCGGCTCCAGCACCTCCACGTCGGCGCCCATGCGCAGCAGCAGCCAGCGCGAGTGGTTGATCGACTCGACCGGCAGGGTCAGCGTCACCCACCCCTCGGGGTCGGGCTCTGCGGCGGCCAGCGCGGCCCCCACGACGTCGGCGCCCATGGTGTACGCGAGCAGGTCGCTCCGCCCGGGTGCCAGCTTGATGACCACCTCGGCGGTGTACATCCGCTCGCGGAACTCCTTGGCGTACCGGTGCCAGAACTCGCCCAGGTCGAACCCCTCGGGCGGCGCGAACCGCCCCGGCAGCGTCTCCAGCGTGAGGATCCGCGCCACCCGGTACGTACGCGGCGTCCCGTCCGGCGGCGCCGCGACGAGGTACCAGGAGCCGCCCTTGAGCACCAGCCCGAGGGGGTGGATCACGCGGTCCACCTCCTGCCGGCCCCAGCGCCGGTAGGTCATGTGCAGGGGCCGCTGGTCCCACACCGCCTCGGCGACCTCGCTCAGATGCGGCACGTCGTCGCCCGACCGGTACCAGCCCGGCACGTCCAGCAGGAACCGCTCGCGCATCCGGGAGGCGTGCGAGCGCGGCTCCGGCGGCAGCGCGGCCAGCAGCTTCAGCTCGGCGTTGGCCGCCACCTCGGCCAGCCCCAGCTCGGCCGCCGGCCCCGGCAGCCCGGCCAGGAAGAGCGAGGACGCCTCCTCGGCCGTCAGCCCGTTGAGCCGGGTGCGGTAGCCGTCGAGGAGCTGGTAGCCGCCCGCCGGACCGCGATCGGCGTAGACCGGGACGCCGGCCGCCGACAGGGCCTCGACGTCGCGGTACACGGTGCGTACCGACACCTCCAGCTCGGCCGCGAGCTCGGGGGCGGTCATGCGACCTCGGGTCTGAAGGAGCAGGAGCAGGGAGAGCAGGCGGCTGGCGCGCATAATTCACATTGTATTGCGCACATATGTCATGTTTGTATGAACACATGGAACGTGTGCGAGCCATCATGAACACCTTGCGTACCCACGACAGCGTGTCCGTGGCCGAGCTGGCGGCCGAGCACGGCGTGTCGGAGATGACGATCAGGCGCGACCTGGACGAGCTGGCCCAGCAGGGGGTGGTGCGGCGGGTCAGGGGCGGCGCGCTGTCGCTGCTGCTGCGCGGCGAGGAGCCGCCGTTCGGGGTGCGCGAGCGGGAGGCGGTGGAGGTCAAGCGGCGCATCGGCGAGGAGACGGCCGCGCTGATCGCCGACGGCGAGGCGGTGGTGCTCGACGGCGGCACGACCGCGCTGGAGGTGGCCCGCGCGCTGGCCGACCGCCGGGTGACGGTGCTGCCGCTGGCGCTGCAGCCGGTGATGCTGCTGGCCGCCGCGCCGCGCGTACGCCTGGTGCTGCCCGGCGGCGAGGTGCGCAAGGGCGAGCTGAACGTGATGGGCCCGCTCACCCAGAGCTCGATCGGGGCGCTGCGCTTCGACACGGCGGTGATCGGCTGCTGCGGCCTGTCCGCCGAGCACGGCCTGACCGCGCACGACCTGCCCGAGGTGGCGGTCAAGCAGGCGGCCATCGCCGCCGCCCGCCGCGTGGTCGTGGTGTGCGACTCGGGCAAGTTCGCGCGTACGGCGTTCGGCGCGGTGTGCCCGATCGGGCGGCTGGACGTGGTGGTGACCGACCCCGGCATCCCGCCGGAGGAACGCGACGCGCTGATCGCGGCCGGGGTGACGGTCAAGGAGGCCGGGTGAGCCGCGAGCGGGTGGCCGTCTGCCTGCTGTTCTTCCTGTCGGGCACGGCCATCGGCACGTGGACGGCCCGCATCCCCGCCATCAAGGAGCGGCTGGGCCTCGGCGACGGTCAGCTCAGCCTCGCGCTGCTCGCCGTGGCGGCCGGGGCGGTCATCGGCATGACGGCCGTCGGCCGCCTGGTGGACCGGTACGGCAGCGGCCGGGCCGTGATCCCGGCGGCCCTGGCCCAGGGTGCGGTGCTGGTGCCGCCCGCGTACGCGCCGGACCTGGTCACGCTGTCGGTGACGCTGCTGGTGTTCGGGATCGTGCACGGGATCCTCGACGTGGCCATGAACGCCAACGCCGTCGAGGTGGAGCGGGCCCACGGGCGGCCGATCATGTCGTCGTTCCACGCCGTCTACAGCGTGGGCGGCTTCGCGGGGGCCACGGCCGGCGGGCTGTTCGCGCACGGCGGCCTGTCGGCGGCGGTCACGTTCTGGGCGGTGGGGGCGGTGATCGCGGTGCTGGCCGCGTGGGCGGCGCGCTGGGCGCTGCGGTCCGAGCCCGCGCGGGAGAGCCTCACGCGGGGCGGAGCGGGACGGCCTCGGGGGATCGTGTTCCTGGGGGTGCTGGCCTTCTGCTGCCTGGTGGGCGAGGGGGCCGCGGCCGACTGGAGCTCGGTCTACCTGCGCGAGGACCTCGCGGCCTCGCCGGGCCTCGCCGCCGCCGGGTACGCGGCCTTCTCCCTCATGATGACGGCGGGGCGGCTGGCCGGGGACCGGCTCGCCGCCCGCCTCGGGCCCGTCACGCTGGTGCGCTGGTGCGGGCTCCTGGCTGCGGCGGGGCTCGGCTTGGCGCTGCTGGGCGGGCACCAGGTGGCCGGGGTGGTCGGGTTCGGGTGCTTCGGGGCGGGGCTGTCGTGCATCGTGCCGCAGGTGTTCTCGGCCGCGGGGCATCGGGATCCCGCGTTCGCGGGGCGGGCGTTGGCCCGGGTGGCCTCGATCGGGTATCTGGGGATGTTGTCGGGGCCGGTGTTCATCGGGGGTGTGGCCGAGCTGACCGGGTTGCCGCGTGCGCTGGCCATACCGGCGCTGCTGGCCGCGTTCGTCGCCCTCACGGCCACGGCGCTGCGCGTCCGCGTCAAGGAGACGGCGGGGTAGCCGGATCACTGCCCGCGTGGTTCGTGCGCGGCCGGATCGCCGCCCGGGCGGCCCTCCCGCTCCCGCCTGGCCCGTTCGCGCGCCCGCGCCAGCGCCACCTCCCGGGCCAGCGCCTCCCGGGCGGCCTCGATCTCCTCCTCTGTCGGCCCGGCCGCGGTCTCGGGCTCCGTCGCCCACCGCACCCGCTCCAGCTCCGCCGCCGCATCCCCATCGGCGCGCGTGCCCCGCCAGCTCGCGTCGGGCCGCCACTCACGCCGCCGCCGCGCGGCCTCCTGCTCCCGCTCCCGCATCGCCCGCGCCGCCTGCCGGGACGACAACGCCAGCCACTGCCGGGCCAGCGCCGCCCACTGTTGCGAGCTCGTCATCCGGCCTCCCGACCTTGCGCACCCTGCCACTGCCCGGCGAACCAGCCCAGCGCGATGTTCCACGAATAGCCGCGCCTGATCCGCCCCGCCACGTCAGGGGGCAGCGTGTCCAGACCGCGGTGCTCCAGCACCACCTCGGTGCCGCCCTCGACGGCGCTGAAGGCGACCTCGATCTCCATCTCGCCGTCGTTGAGCAGATCGGCCCAGACCAGGCGGCGCGGCGGCTCCCAGGCCAGGATCCTGCCGGTGTCGACGTGCCCGCCGTCGGACCACAGCTCGCGCAGGTAACCGTCCTCGAACCGGATGCCGACCGC
The nucleotide sequence above comes from Nonomuraea gerenzanensis. Encoded proteins:
- a CDS encoding helix-turn-helix transcriptional regulator translates to MRASRLLSLLLLLQTRGRMTAPELAAELEVSVRTVYRDVEALSAAGVPVYADRGPAGGYQLLDGYRTRLNGLTAEEASSLFLAGLPGPAAELGLAEVAANAELKLLAALPPEPRSHASRMRERFLLDVPGWYRSGDDVPHLSEVAEAVWDQRPLHMTYRRWGRQEVDRVIHPLGLVLKGGSWYLVAAPPDGTPRTYRVARILTLETLPGRFAPPEGFDLGEFWHRYAKEFRERMYTAEVVIKLAPGRSDLLAYTMGADVVGAALAAAEPDPEGWVTLTLPVESINHSRWLLLRMGADVEVLEPPELRALMAETAAELAKLYG
- a CDS encoding NmrA family NAD(P)-binding protein; amino-acid sequence: MEPTSVLVVGAGGAIGTALVDRLVPDHQAGRIRLVATARRPESARRLRERGIEVRHLDLDEAETGGLGAVLPVFDGAERVFLLTGYDVRMLAQSKAAVDAARAAGAAHVVHVGVNAAPDTTIVHFAWHQLVEAYLERSGLGHTHLRPSAFMQTLGLGVAEPGVLRHWVGDGRPSWVDVADIAAVAAAVLRDPAAHAGQAYELAAESASLHEVAALLGEVTGRPWRYEPAEPEEFYRRMTAAGGDPVYLACVRNVFERTRNGTLTDPPVTGHIEQVTGRPATTLRAFVQRHRELFDTGEALSRAR
- a CDS encoding MerR family transcriptional regulator encodes the protein MRIGELARRAGVSVRALRYYEEQKLLVPARSANGYRDYDEQAVAVVGRIRLLYAAGLASAAVAELLPAACGDARGVTVPGELTGELEQARARLVGEIRQRQASLDVLERLLASACYADARSSG
- a CDS encoding sulfite exporter TauE/SafE family protein, giving the protein MPLDQILVLLVAAAGAGWVDAVVGGGGLLQLPAILMTGMPTVEAMATNKFSSVFGTTSAAVAYARSTKVDRQVAIPGAALAVLCAGLGAWAAASISAEVLRPAVMVVLLAVAAFVTLRPALGAVPVPHLRTRPRVLAAVAAAGVVIAFYDGIMGPGTGTFLIIAFTTILGLDFVSASASAKIINIGTNVGALMVFGAQGHVNWALGLGMAVCNVAGAQFGARTALKRGASFVRIVLLCVVIAMVIRLGWQHFAG
- a CDS encoding DeoR/GlpR family DNA-binding transcription regulator, with the protein product MERVRAIMNTLRTHDSVSVAELAAEHGVSEMTIRRDLDELAQQGVVRRVRGGALSLLLRGEEPPFGVREREAVEVKRRIGEETAALIADGEAVVLDGGTTALEVARALADRRVTVLPLALQPVMLLAAAPRVRLVLPGGEVRKGELNVMGPLTQSSIGALRFDTAVIGCCGLSAEHGLTAHDLPEVAVKQAAIAAARRVVVVCDSGKFARTAFGAVCPIGRLDVVVTDPGIPPEERDALIAAGVTVKEAG
- a CDS encoding maleylpyruvate isomerase family mycothiol-dependent enzyme, with protein sequence MSIFGPVIDVRPLFPRERQALLGLLRDLAPADWSRATVCPGWDVHDVVSHVLNDYMRRLSGARDGHSGAVFADDETLPAYLARTNEEFVRAGRQLSARLQIELLEHLGPQLDAVWAAHDLEAPAGLNVSWAATDVVSPCWLDVGREYTEFWVHQQQVRDAVARPGATEPELMAPVLAVFAQALPFTLRAHDRPEGTAVVLEVRGPAGGRWSAAWRAGRWRMAEPHGRPAASVSMDQDTFWRLASRGIGVEEARARAEVSGDPELTAAMTTLLAVVA
- a CDS encoding MFS transporter, giving the protein MSRERVAVCLLFFLSGTAIGTWTARIPAIKERLGLGDGQLSLALLAVAAGAVIGMTAVGRLVDRYGSGRAVIPAALAQGAVLVPPAYAPDLVTLSVTLLVFGIVHGILDVAMNANAVEVERAHGRPIMSSFHAVYSVGGFAGATAGGLFAHGGLSAAVTFWAVGAVIAVLAAWAARWALRSEPARESLTRGGAGRPRGIVFLGVLAFCCLVGEGAAADWSSVYLREDLAASPGLAAAGYAAFSLMMTAGRLAGDRLAARLGPVTLVRWCGLLAAAGLGLALLGGHQVAGVVGFGCFGAGLSCIVPQVFSAAGHRDPAFAGRALARVASIGYLGMLSGPVFIGGVAELTGLPRALAIPALLAAFVALTATALRVRVKETAG
- a CDS encoding LysE family translocator; this encodes MYLLAFIGACVLVAMVPGVSTAIILRQTLRAGRGSGLAATLGNETGILLWGLAAAFGLSALLVASQVAYDIMRVTGAVLLLAMGAQALWQARRSAPPEPEGQVIAGWRGPYLAGVGTCLANPKAAVFAMSFLPQFVPAGQNVPLTLVTLAVVWVLVDLLWYGLLIWAVDRAKSWLGRPGVKRRLEQISGVVLVGLGVRMVVESR
- a CDS encoding SRPBCC domain-containing protein, with protein sequence MSSVRASVTVPIDPATAFRVFTDEIDAWYVRGRHSWVDPARAVGIRFEDGYLRELWSDGGHVDTGRILAWEPPRRLVWADLLNDGEMEIEVAFSAVEGGTEVVLEHRGLDTLPPDVAGRIRRGYSWNIALGWFAGQWQGAQGREAG
- a CDS encoding class I SAM-dependent methyltransferase, with protein sequence MTTGQRSQAFGGGRFLREFIRSPLRTAAVLPSSASLAAQMTVGVPERGEPVVVELGAGTGAFTAALQRRLGGRGRHVVVELNDRFAAGLSRAHPGVEVVCDDAVHLPRLLAGLGVGPVDVVVSGLPWIAYAGRPPLVESVAGVLSPAGVYTQFAYTWTRWAAPARRLAGDLRSAFEEVVTSTTVWRNVPPAVVYVARRPRVRAAAGDVTGSPRPAVP